A single genomic interval of Halalkalibaculum roseum harbors:
- a CDS encoding DUF4097 family beta strand repeat-containing protein produces MKKSLSVYLTYAGFSLAVFFISLFMGAPADANPLKCDGEKVKGELCAFEAKPYLTKEFTLDGPGILKAYTLAGNIEVQTIEASSKVKVELYLDRGYSFWSNSKNLDNYRITVIQRGNEIVSSVERKSKETGFFSDQMRFSFKIYVPEEMSTELKTSGGNISVSGLSGHHMIKTSGGNIDLDEINGKLAAYTAGGNINVNKSSGTIYGKTTGGNITVDQSSGEIRLLSDGGRIIAERISGTLLAKLGGGDIKAQFLRVSEGISLDTGAGNIFLEIPEMDGFDLVLNGTEIKLPTDLSVDGYRSLQRVEGTVKRGGAPINVSTNHGKIELKIN; encoded by the coding sequence TTGAAAAAATCATTATCGGTATATCTTACGTACGCTGGTTTTTCATTGGCAGTCTTTTTTATTTCGCTATTCATGGGTGCTCCGGCTGATGCCAATCCCCTAAAATGCGACGGTGAAAAAGTGAAGGGTGAATTATGTGCTTTTGAGGCCAAACCCTATCTTACAAAAGAGTTTACACTGGACGGACCCGGAATTTTAAAAGCCTACACACTAGCCGGAAATATTGAGGTTCAAACCATTGAAGCATCCAGTAAGGTAAAAGTGGAATTGTATCTGGATAGGGGATACTCTTTCTGGTCGAACAGTAAGAATCTCGATAATTATCGCATTACAGTTATACAGCGGGGTAATGAAATCGTATCATCGGTTGAAAGGAAAAGTAAAGAGACCGGATTTTTTAGCGACCAGATGAGATTTTCTTTTAAGATCTATGTGCCCGAAGAGATGTCAACCGAACTTAAAACCTCGGGCGGGAATATTAGCGTCAGTGGGCTCAGTGGTCATCACATGATTAAAACGAGCGGCGGGAATATTGACCTGGACGAAATCAATGGCAAACTTGCTGCATATACCGCCGGTGGCAATATAAACGTCAACAAAAGCAGCGGTACTATTTACGGTAAAACCACAGGTGGCAACATCACTGTAGATCAGAGTAGCGGTGAGATCAGGTTGCTTTCTGATGGCGGACGCATAATAGCGGAACGAATATCTGGAACATTGCTGGCAAAACTGGGCGGCGGAGACATTAAAGCCCAGTTTCTAAGAGTGTCTGAAGGAATTAGCCTTGACACAGGAGCGGGTAATATTTTTCTGGAAATTCCGGAGATGGACGGTTTTGACTTAGTATTGAATGGAACAGAAATTAAGCTTCCTACCGATTTGTCAGTTGATGGGTATAGAAGCCTGCAAAGGGTGGAAGGTACGGTAAAACGTGGGGGAGCGCCTATCAATGTCAGCACCAACCACGGTAAAATTGAATTAAAAATAAATTAG
- the accB gene encoding acetyl-CoA carboxylase biotin carboxyl carrier protein, producing the protein MDLKEIKKILDMIAESEVNQVTIEEGDFKIKVKKTPDFTQSSAPVQYQMPAAPQQPPQAQAPASQQQTSGGGQASTGTESKEKDETDGNVVNSPIVGTFYRAPSPDADDFVKVGDQVEKGQTLCIVEAMKIMNEIESEFSGEVKKILVENGEAVEFEQPLFIIG; encoded by the coding sequence ATGGATCTAAAAGAGATTAAGAAAATACTCGATATGATAGCTGAGAGCGAAGTTAATCAGGTAACTATCGAGGAAGGAGATTTTAAAATCAAGGTTAAAAAAACGCCTGATTTCACGCAGAGCTCGGCTCCCGTTCAGTATCAGATGCCGGCAGCTCCACAACAGCCGCCTCAAGCTCAGGCGCCTGCCTCTCAACAGCAAACATCAGGAGGCGGACAGGCCTCAACCGGAACGGAAAGCAAAGAAAAGGACGAGACAGATGGAAATGTCGTTAATTCACCAATTGTTGGTACGTTCTACCGGGCTCCCTCTCCTGACGCTGACGATTTCGTAAAAGTAGGCGACCAGGTAGAGAAAGGACAAACACTCTGCATTGTTGAAGCCATGAAAATTATGAATGAGATTGAATCTGAATTTTCTGGTGAAGTCAAGAAAATTCTGGTTGAAAACGGTGAAGCTGTCGAGTTCGAACAACCCTTATTTATCATCGGTTAA
- a CDS encoding Bax inhibitor-1/YccA family protein: MFQSGNPALSEEIFKKTGVANSAEGTMTVSSTVNKIGILFLLLLIGATISWYQPSELFIWLGALGGFVVALVTIFKKEWAPVTAPIYSVLEGLFLGAISMAYATMYDGIIFNAVALTLGIFAAMLITYRSGLIKVTQKFRMGIVAATGGIAIVYVASFILGFFGINLSLVTGTGMFGIGFSLIVVVVAALNLVLDFDLIEKGAKAGAPKYFEWYTAFGLIITLVWLYLEILRLLSKLQRR; this comes from the coding sequence ATGTTTCAATCAGGGAATCCAGCTTTAAGTGAAGAGATATTTAAGAAAACGGGAGTCGCCAATTCTGCGGAAGGGACGATGACCGTTAGTAGCACCGTCAACAAAATTGGTATATTATTTTTACTGCTTCTGATAGGAGCAACCATAAGCTGGTATCAACCCTCGGAGCTTTTTATCTGGCTGGGTGCTTTGGGTGGTTTCGTTGTAGCTCTTGTAACCATATTTAAAAAAGAATGGGCACCGGTTACAGCGCCTATATATTCAGTATTGGAAGGATTATTTCTTGGGGCCATATCCATGGCATATGCAACCATGTACGACGGAATCATTTTCAATGCCGTTGCACTGACGCTTGGAATCTTTGCGGCAATGCTCATTACCTATCGATCGGGTCTGATTAAAGTTACCCAAAAGTTTCGTATGGGAATTGTGGCCGCGACAGGAGGTATTGCGATTGTATATGTAGCAAGTTTTATTCTTGGTTTCTTCGGAATCAATCTGAGCCTTGTAACGGGAACTGGGATGTTCGGGATAGGTTTCAGTCTGATTGTGGTTGTAGTAGCAGCTCTGAACCTTGTGCTTGATTTTGACCTCATTGAAAAAGGTGCAAAGGCAGGAGCTCCAAAATACTTTGAATGGTATACGGCTTTCGGGCTGATAATAACCCTTGTATGGTTATATCTTGAGATATTGAGGTTATTGTCTAAATTACAGCGTAGGTAA
- a CDS encoding ABC transporter substrate-binding protein has translation MHKKTTIIYRTSFIAICLSLLTFVSVEVKAQSFEGGLSLYEEAQYTKAVVIFNRLNSPEAKLFSGKSYFSMGKYVRAKDYLNSVPQNAPKDIYLEALYTSSLSDFQLGHFDQALTKLLQFENEQVKTQLVTDALQLYDEILNFLTLNQRKDVYQSVTSKRLKFDLVKTALGKVNYSTARLLINEYKETVAEDSLSSEVQELQSMVSDSLNYAMQIAFGRQLEAPEGITYNIGAALPEYDTGDREFDISQGLYFGYLLAAEEYNQHHNDKKAFIRYKNTGAETDSSEYVMTDFAWNYNVDAVLGPLFSEPAGEMSRLAEMYQIPMLAPLANSDTLNVDNPYLFQANPTFASHGKKMARFAVNRLNMDTLAVLAERNSLGEASAFAFREEAEKNGGKVVHFFVEDLESEGYEVAEYTKYLTADSLKIDSLGNYHNVDAVYAPFTGQAAPTLIDLLLIDLEATDSPVTVLGSQEWGATPIPEDRLGDRRIYFSESYYINSKSDKVDQFRQNFSGRFGIEANRFAMIGYDAATYLLQTLDRVKNPDLLKNALSRQPLYEGLISNIRFDGTHVNQEVKIFRLSADNGIQPAN, from the coding sequence ATGCATAAGAAGACAACAATAATTTACCGGACCAGTTTCATCGCTATCTGCCTGTCGCTATTAACATTCGTGTCCGTAGAAGTGAAAGCTCAGAGTTTTGAAGGCGGGTTATCCTTGTATGAAGAAGCCCAATACACCAAAGCGGTTGTTATATTTAACAGACTTAATAGTCCGGAAGCTAAACTATTTTCCGGGAAGAGCTATTTCAGCATGGGCAAATACGTCAGGGCTAAAGACTACCTGAACTCGGTTCCCCAAAATGCGCCTAAAGATATTTATCTGGAAGCTCTATATACCTCTTCCCTGAGTGATTTTCAGCTCGGCCATTTTGATCAGGCTTTAACTAAACTCTTGCAATTCGAGAACGAACAGGTTAAAACCCAGCTGGTCACTGATGCCCTTCAACTTTATGATGAAATTTTGAATTTCCTGACCCTGAACCAACGAAAGGATGTTTATCAAAGTGTAACATCTAAACGCTTGAAATTTGATTTGGTAAAAACGGCACTTGGCAAGGTAAACTACTCCACTGCACGATTACTGATAAATGAATACAAAGAGACAGTTGCCGAAGATAGCCTGTCTTCCGAAGTTCAGGAGCTTCAATCCATGGTCTCCGATTCACTAAATTATGCCATGCAGATCGCCTTTGGCAGGCAGTTGGAAGCACCCGAGGGCATAACTTATAATATCGGGGCGGCACTTCCAGAATATGATACCGGAGACCGTGAGTTCGATATATCACAGGGTTTATACTTCGGCTATTTGCTGGCAGCAGAAGAATACAATCAACATCATAACGACAAAAAGGCTTTCATCCGGTATAAAAATACGGGCGCTGAGACTGATTCGTCTGAATATGTGATGACTGACTTTGCCTGGAATTATAATGTAGACGCGGTTCTTGGACCCTTATTTTCTGAACCGGCCGGAGAAATGTCAAGACTTGCTGAGATGTACCAGATTCCCATGCTGGCGCCCCTGGCCAATTCCGATACACTGAATGTAGATAATCCCTACCTATTTCAGGCTAATCCCACTTTCGCCTCTCACGGAAAAAAGATGGCTCGTTTCGCAGTCAATCGATTGAACATGGATACCCTTGCCGTTCTCGCCGAACGCAATTCACTGGGAGAAGCCTCTGCGTTCGCCTTCCGGGAGGAAGCTGAGAAAAATGGGGGCAAAGTCGTCCACTTTTTTGTCGAAGATTTAGAGTCTGAAGGTTATGAAGTAGCTGAATACACGAAATACCTGACTGCAGACAGCCTTAAGATAGATTCATTGGGTAACTACCATAATGTTGATGCCGTATACGCCCCATTCACCGGACAGGCGGCACCTACGTTAATTGATCTTTTACTTATTGACCTCGAAGCTACAGATAGCCCTGTAACGGTATTGGGATCTCAGGAGTGGGGAGCAACACCTATTCCGGAAGATCGCCTTGGTGACCGCAGAATCTATTTCTCAGAGAGCTATTATATTAATAGCAAAAGCGATAAGGTGGATCAGTTCAGACAGAACTTCAGTGGTCGTTTTGGAATTGAAGCCAACAGGTTTGCTATGATCGGTTATGATGCAGCGACCTATTTGCTTCAGACACTGGATAGGGTTAAAAATCCTGACTTGCTAAAAAATGCATTATCGCGTCAACCGCTTTATGAGGGGTTGATAAGTAATATTCGCTTCGATGGAACCCATGTTAATCAGGAGGTCAAAATTTTCAGACTCTCGGCTGATAACGGTATTCAACCTGCTAATTAA
- the mltG gene encoding endolytic transglycosylase MltG translates to MLLVMVLIAGSRLMRLESGDAISAEKEYELYLNDSINLEELTAIFADSGIVQDTSELKWAARLLGWNRFSNGHYKIDGNYSYDSLLSKMARGIQDPVTVTLIPGSTEERLADRMINTFQFDSASFYKTLNDSVFIKELNIDRKDLLGRLFPDTYSLYWTTTPESVLKRILNEFQNSVIEPNKEAFSEIDKTVDEIVTLASIIEWEATRDEEKRKISGLYWNRLNRGMRLQADPTVNFVVNERRRLLYEDYEIDHPYNTYMNSGLPPGPITNPSLSSIEAALDPASHDYLYMVASPEGTHVFSETFEEHKRESAKWRKWIREQYREKRRREAEENSRNSR, encoded by the coding sequence ATGCTTTTGGTGATGGTTTTAATAGCCGGTTCAAGGCTAATGAGACTAGAGAGCGGAGATGCTATTTCTGCTGAAAAAGAGTATGAACTCTATCTGAATGACTCCATCAATCTTGAGGAGTTAACGGCTATATTTGCTGATTCAGGTATTGTTCAGGATACCTCAGAACTTAAATGGGCTGCCCGGTTATTAGGTTGGAACCGCTTCTCAAATGGTCATTACAAAATTGACGGTAACTATTCCTATGATTCACTCTTGTCAAAAATGGCAAGGGGTATTCAGGATCCGGTTACCGTGACATTGATTCCCGGATCTACAGAAGAGAGGCTTGCCGATCGGATGATTAATACCTTTCAGTTCGACTCCGCATCATTTTACAAAACGCTAAATGATTCCGTTTTCATTAAGGAGCTGAATATCGATAGAAAAGATCTGCTCGGTAGATTATTTCCCGATACCTATTCTCTCTACTGGACTACGACGCCTGAATCGGTTCTAAAACGAATATTAAATGAATTTCAGAACTCCGTCATTGAGCCCAACAAAGAGGCTTTCAGTGAAATCGATAAGACCGTAGATGAAATAGTGACTTTGGCTTCAATTATAGAGTGGGAGGCAACCAGGGATGAAGAGAAAAGAAAGATCAGCGGGCTATACTGGAACAGGCTCAATCGTGGTATGCGTCTACAGGCAGATCCGACAGTAAACTTCGTAGTTAATGAACGCAGAAGGCTGCTATACGAAGATTATGAAATTGACCATCCGTATAATACATACATGAATAGCGGACTTCCTCCCGGACCTATTACAAATCCGAGCCTAAGTAGTATTGAGGCGGCACTTGATCCGGCATCGCATGATTACTTATATATGGTTGCAAGTCCAGAAGGCACCCATGTATTTTCAGAAACTTTTGAAGAGCACAAGCGAGAAAGTGCAAAGTGGAGGAAATGGATTCGTGAACAGTATAGAGAGAAAAGAAGGAGAGAGGCTGAAGAGAACAGTCGTAACAGCCGCTAG
- a CDS encoding SpoIIE family protein phosphatase: MLAVFLPGTIQGQFTEEVINISASNFSVEDQTIYITDTWKFKPGDNINWADPALEDSSWQQVSTKLDPSELPFIEWEGIGWFRLHIKPDSSLVDYPLALIPDQHNGASEIYLNGEMLYQMGQVSIFEEDFVPYRDHQPRSIIFKDTTEQVLAVRFANHDAQSYNNYGFNAGFRFLLGDLNYHVESAIEKATTIPWAQMFYAGGLLAFTIIHFLLFAFYPAEKRNLYFALFAGFLSLLTFTLIKTNFSESPLMGITYFRFSLIALMLTVIYALRFAYSLFYKKTPIQFWFFLTAGLGLAVATWYNASGLGMYRDLFVMLTLVEILRVLTISFYKRKEGIWIVGFGLIGFVGGVLFTILSNMEIYTGNPILGNLYGSVILILSMSIYLSRDFAKTHKRLEYKLLEVKHLSERSLEQERINKEKEMERKLLEAENQRKSRELEEARALQLSMLPKQIPNNDHWDIAVFMETAQEVGGDYYDFSISKNGTMTIALGDATGHGMKAGIIVATAKSYFHTLANEHENMEMIRRMSSGIRNMDLKMMYMGMMLLKCEKHKIRYTSAGMPPSLYYCSKNREVKPMILKGMPLGSNVEYPYEEKELNMKNEDVLLLMSDGLMELFNEDRELLGLDRISRTFQECADSSASDIMSQVTKLIDKWSGSKDHEDDITVMILKAKN; this comes from the coding sequence ATGCTAGCCGTTTTCTTACCCGGCACCATTCAGGGGCAGTTTACTGAAGAGGTGATTAATATTTCTGCATCCAATTTTTCGGTTGAAGACCAGACTATATACATCACCGATACCTGGAAATTTAAACCCGGTGACAATATTAACTGGGCTGACCCGGCACTGGAGGACAGCAGCTGGCAGCAGGTTAGCACTAAATTGGACCCATCGGAATTACCATTCATTGAATGGGAAGGCATAGGTTGGTTTCGCTTGCACATCAAACCCGATTCAAGCCTGGTTGATTATCCGCTGGCTTTGATTCCGGACCAGCACAATGGGGCATCTGAAATCTATCTCAATGGAGAAATGCTCTACCAGATGGGTCAGGTTTCCATCTTTGAAGAAGATTTTGTGCCATACAGAGATCACCAGCCACGATCCATCATTTTTAAGGATACAACCGAGCAGGTACTCGCGGTTCGTTTTGCCAATCATGATGCCCAATCCTACAACAACTATGGGTTTAACGCAGGCTTCCGTTTTCTTCTGGGTGATTTAAACTATCACGTTGAAAGTGCAATTGAAAAAGCAACAACAATCCCTTGGGCCCAAATGTTTTATGCGGGTGGCTTGCTTGCATTTACAATCATTCACTTCTTGCTGTTTGCATTTTATCCAGCTGAGAAGAGAAATCTCTATTTTGCCCTGTTCGCAGGCTTTTTGTCACTGCTTACATTTACGCTTATTAAAACAAACTTTTCCGAATCTCCTTTAATGGGAATTACCTATTTCAGGTTTTCACTGATTGCTTTGATGCTCACAGTGATTTATGCCCTTCGATTCGCCTATAGTCTATTTTACAAGAAAACACCAATTCAGTTTTGGTTCTTCCTGACAGCGGGTCTGGGTCTGGCAGTAGCAACCTGGTATAACGCATCCGGTTTGGGGATGTACCGTGATCTGTTCGTTATGCTCACTTTAGTGGAAATACTTCGGGTATTGACTATCTCATTCTACAAACGAAAAGAGGGTATATGGATCGTCGGGTTCGGGCTCATAGGTTTCGTGGGAGGGGTCTTGTTTACCATCTTAAGTAATATGGAGATTTACACGGGAAACCCGATTCTAGGTAATCTTTATGGTTCGGTGATTCTTATTCTTTCTATGTCAATTTATCTTTCCAGGGATTTTGCTAAAACTCATAAGCGCCTGGAATATAAACTGCTGGAAGTCAAACACCTTTCCGAACGTTCTCTTGAACAGGAGAGAATAAACAAAGAGAAGGAGATGGAGCGGAAACTCCTCGAGGCCGAGAATCAACGGAAATCCAGGGAACTGGAAGAAGCCCGTGCCTTACAGCTGTCTATGCTGCCTAAGCAAATACCGAATAACGATCATTGGGATATCGCCGTTTTTATGGAAACTGCGCAAGAGGTAGGAGGGGACTACTATGATTTCAGTATTTCAAAAAACGGTACGATGACTATAGCACTGGGTGATGCTACCGGACATGGTATGAAGGCCGGCATCATAGTGGCCACGGCCAAGAGCTATTTCCATACGCTGGCTAACGAACACGAAAATATGGAGATGATTCGCAGAATGTCTTCAGGAATTCGTAACATGGATCTAAAGATGATGTATATGGGAATGATGCTTCTGAAATGCGAGAAACACAAGATTAGATATACATCGGCAGGTATGCCGCCTTCCTTATATTATTGCAGTAAGAATAGGGAAGTTAAGCCAATGATCTTGAAAGGCATGCCGTTGGGAAGTAACGTCGAATATCCCTACGAGGAGAAAGAACTGAACATGAAGAATGAAGACGTTCTCTTGCTGATGAGTGACGGACTGATGGAGCTCTTTAACGAGGATAGGGAACTACTTGGTTTGGATCGAATATCCAGAACATTCCAGGAGTGTGCCGACTCTTCGGCATCCGATATCATGTCTCAGGTTACCAAACTTATTGATAAATGGTCAGGTAGCAAGGATCATGAGGATGACATTACCGTAATGATTTTAAAGGCAAAAAATTGA
- the accC gene encoding acetyl-CoA carboxylase biotin carboxylase subunit, producing the protein MFNKILIANRGEIALRIIRTCKEMGINTVAVYSTADQDSLHVKFADEAVCIGPPPSKESYLKIPSILAAAEITNAEAIHPGYGFLSENAEFSKICEEHDLKFIGASPDSIARMGDKAVAKDTMIKNGVPVVPGSDGEVDSYEEAKEICKDIGYPLIIKASAGGGGRGMRIVEEESKLKQAWDTCRNEAETAFNNPAVYIEKFVTNPHHVEIQILADQHGNCIHLGERDCSLQRRHQKILEESPSPLMTPELRNEMGQAAVDAGKSVNYEGAGTVEFLVDDDLNFYFMEMNTRIQVEHPVTEEITNYDLVAEQIKAAAGLELEDKPLKMRGHAIECRINAEDPAHNFRPSAGTINVFHTPGGHSVRVDTHAYAGYKIPPHYDSMIAKLIVSAPTREDAIKRMRRALSEFIVEGIKTTIPYHLQLMDDENFQKGTFNTKYLENEFKFNPEI; encoded by the coding sequence ATGTTTAATAAAATTCTTATCGCCAACCGGGGCGAAATTGCACTTCGTATAATTCGCACTTGTAAAGAGATGGGCATCAACACTGTGGCTGTCTACTCAACTGCCGATCAGGATAGTCTGCATGTTAAATTTGCCGATGAGGCCGTCTGTATCGGTCCCCCTCCCAGCAAGGAAAGTTATCTAAAAATTCCAAGCATCCTGGCAGCAGCTGAAATAACCAATGCTGAGGCTATACATCCGGGCTATGGATTTCTGTCTGAAAATGCAGAATTTTCCAAGATATGTGAAGAACACGATCTGAAATTTATTGGTGCCTCCCCAGATTCCATTGCACGGATGGGTGACAAAGCAGTGGCCAAGGATACCATGATTAAAAATGGAGTTCCTGTGGTACCTGGCAGTGACGGGGAAGTTGATTCTTATGAAGAAGCCAAAGAAATATGCAAAGACATTGGATATCCACTAATTATTAAAGCATCTGCCGGCGGTGGAGGCCGCGGCATGCGAATTGTTGAGGAGGAATCAAAGCTGAAACAGGCCTGGGATACGTGTCGCAATGAAGCGGAGACGGCATTCAATAACCCGGCTGTTTATATTGAAAAATTTGTAACGAATCCTCACCACGTAGAAATTCAGATTCTGGCCGATCAACACGGCAACTGCATACACTTGGGAGAGCGAGATTGTTCTCTACAGCGACGACATCAAAAAATTCTTGAAGAATCACCCTCCCCCCTCATGACTCCCGAACTACGTAATGAGATGGGGCAGGCAGCCGTTGATGCCGGCAAATCAGTCAATTATGAAGGTGCCGGTACCGTGGAATTTTTAGTTGATGATGATCTTAACTTCTACTTTATGGAGATGAACACCCGGATACAGGTTGAACATCCGGTTACGGAAGAAATAACCAATTATGACCTGGTTGCCGAGCAAATCAAGGCCGCAGCAGGATTAGAACTTGAGGACAAACCGCTTAAAATGCGCGGTCATGCGATTGAATGTCGGATTAATGCTGAAGACCCGGCTCATAATTTCCGTCCATCAGCGGGAACAATTAACGTATTTCACACTCCGGGAGGACACAGCGTTCGTGTGGATACTCATGCTTACGCCGGATACAAAATACCTCCTCACTACGATTCAATGATTGCCAAACTGATTGTAAGCGCTCCGACTCGTGAAGATGCCATCAAAAGAATGAGAAGAGCATTATCAGAGTTTATAGTCGAAGGTATCAAAACAACTATTCCTTATCATCTGCAGCTAATGGATGATGAAAACTTCCAGAAAGGTACCTTCAACACCAAGTATCTGGAAAATGAATTTAAATTTAACCCCGAAATCTGA
- the gcvH gene encoding glycine cleavage system protein GcvH codes for MSIPKELKYTKEHEWIRDNGDGTATVGITDFAQGELGDIVFVELEEVGFEFDKDESFGTVEAVKTVSELFAPVSGELTEINDKLEDEPELVNDDPYGDGWMIKLKISDTSEMEELMSPEEYEEIIA; via the coding sequence ATGAGCATTCCCAAGGAACTAAAATATACCAAAGAACATGAGTGGATTCGCGATAACGGCGATGGAACAGCAACCGTAGGTATTACCGATTTTGCTCAGGGCGAACTGGGAGATATCGTATTTGTTGAGCTTGAGGAAGTCGGTTTTGAATTTGATAAAGACGAATCATTTGGTACCGTTGAGGCTGTAAAAACCGTCTCTGAACTATTTGCACCGGTATCAGGTGAACTTACCGAAATCAATGACAAATTGGAGGACGAACCTGAACTGGTAAATGATGATCCCTATGGAGACGGTTGGATGATTAAGTTGAAAATCAGTGATACCTCCGAAATGGAAGAGCTAATGTCACCGGAAGAGTACGAAGAGATTATCGCCTGA
- the guaA gene encoding glutamine-hydrolyzing GMP synthase codes for MQHRPDDWILILDFGSQYTQLIARRVRELNVYCEIHPFNKDLSTLENPPKGIILSGGPKSVNDEDAPSLNTDIFNHNVPILGVCYGLQILAHNSIPGSVEKAERREFGRAELIVDDRSDLFENIPQESIVWMSHGDHIITLPDEFEIIGHTDNAKVAAVRHKEKEIYGVQFHPEVVHTVYGKEIVENFVRNICNLPGSWTAESFIESTIEEIRDRVGDDRVLCGLSGGVDSTVVATLVHKAIGDQLQCIFVDNGLLRKNEFRDVLDVYEKDLNLPVKGIDASELFLSRLKGIFDPEEKRKIIGNTFIDVFDEAISEDKSFKYLAQGTLYPDVIESISFKGPSATIKSHHNVGGLPEEMNLDLVEPVRELFKDEVRNVGRKLGIPEHFIKRHPFPGPGLGIRVISDITKKKLDMLREADDIFISELRNNDLYHKVWQALVVLLPVQSVGVMGDERTYEYTAALRAVTSVDGMTADWAHLPHPFLAKVSNRIINEVRGINRVAYDISSKPPSTIEWE; via the coding sequence ATGCAACATCGACCTGATGATTGGATCTTAATACTTGATTTCGGTTCCCAGTATACGCAGCTCATTGCCCGGCGGGTACGTGAACTGAACGTGTATTGCGAAATTCATCCTTTCAATAAAGATCTCTCTACTCTCGAAAATCCTCCTAAAGGAATTATACTATCCGGAGGTCCGAAAAGCGTAAACGATGAAGATGCCCCGTCTTTAAACACGGATATCTTCAACCATAATGTCCCGATACTTGGTGTCTGCTATGGGCTGCAGATTTTGGCACACAATTCCATCCCCGGCAGTGTTGAGAAAGCAGAGCGTAGAGAATTCGGACGTGCAGAACTTATCGTCGATGATCGTTCCGACCTCTTCGAAAATATCCCTCAGGAATCTATCGTCTGGATGAGTCATGGTGATCATATTATAACGCTGCCGGATGAATTTGAGATAATCGGCCACACAGACAATGCCAAGGTAGCAGCTGTAAGACATAAAGAGAAAGAAATTTACGGGGTTCAGTTTCATCCCGAAGTTGTTCACACTGTTTATGGCAAGGAAATCGTTGAAAATTTTGTCCGGAATATATGCAATCTCCCCGGTAGCTGGACGGCTGAATCTTTTATTGAGTCAACCATAGAAGAGATTAGAGACCGTGTCGGCGATGACCGCGTATTGTGCGGGTTATCCGGAGGGGTGGACTCTACGGTAGTAGCAACCCTGGTACATAAAGCAATTGGCGATCAGCTGCAATGTATTTTTGTGGATAACGGTCTCCTCAGGAAAAATGAATTCCGGGATGTACTCGATGTTTATGAGAAGGATCTGAATCTTCCGGTAAAGGGTATTGATGCGAGCGAGTTATTTCTTTCCAGGCTAAAAGGAATTTTTGATCCTGAGGAGAAAAGAAAAATTATCGGCAATACCTTTATTGATGTTTTTGATGAGGCAATTTCTGAAGATAAATCTTTCAAATATCTCGCTCAGGGCACACTTTATCCCGATGTCATTGAAAGCATCTCTTTTAAAGGTCCATCTGCCACCATTAAATCGCACCACAATGTTGGTGGTTTACCGGAAGAGATGAATCTTGATCTTGTGGAACCGGTACGTGAACTTTTTAAGGATGAAGTTAGAAACGTGGGCAGGAAACTTGGTATTCCAGAGCATTTCATCAAAAGACATCCTTTCCCGGGACCGGGCTTGGGAATCAGGGTCATTTCAGATATCACCAAAAAGAAGTTGGACATGCTGCGAGAAGCAGATGATATCTTTATCTCCGAATTGAGAAATAATGATCTGTACCATAAAGTATGGCAGGCTCTCGTTGTATTATTACCCGTTCAAAGTGTGGGAGTTATGGGTGACGAGCGTACTTATGAATATACGGCAGCGTTAAGAGCCGTAACAAGTGTGGACGGTATGACTGCAGATTGGGCCCATCTTCCCCACCCTTTTCTGGCTAAAGTATCAAACCGGATAATCAATGAAGTTCGTGGAATCAATCGTGTTGCCTACGACATAAGCTCAAAACCCCCTTCCACCATTGAGTGGGAATAG